gcactcatAAGGCCTCTCTCCACTGTGAACTCTCTTATGTCTAATGAGTCTGCAGTGATACctaaaggccttcccacattcactgcattcaTAAGGCCTTTCTCCAGTGTGATTTTGCCAATGTTTAATAAGTTTGGATTTGTACTTAAAGTATTCCCCACACAAGCTGCACTCATAAGGCCTTTCTAcagtatgaactctctgatgtcTAATGAGGGTGGATGTGTACCTAAAAAATTTTCCACATTCACTGCACTCGTAAGGCCTTTCTCCGGTGTGAACTCTCTGGTGTTTAATGAGTGTGGAATTGTACCTAAAGAATTTCCCACATTCATTACACTTATAAGGCTTTTCTGcagtatgaactctctgatgtcTAATGAATGTGGAGCTGTACCTGAAAAACTTCCCACATTCAATGCACTGATAAGGAGtttctccagtgtgaactctCCCATGTCTTATCAGTCTGTAGTTATACCTAAAGAACTTTCCACATTCTCTGCACTCAAAAGGCCTTTCTCCATTGTGCTTTCTCTGATGTTTCATGAAGTTGGCATTGTACTTGAAGAATTCCCCACATTTGCTGCACTCATAAGGCCTTAATCCAGTGTGAACTCGCTGATGACTAATGAGCGTGGAGTTGTACCTAAAACATTTCCCACATTCACCGCACCGAAAAGGCCTTTCTCCAGTGTGGATTCTCTGGTGCTGAATAAGGTGAAATTTTCTAATGAAGGCCATCCCGCATATGCTGCACTCATGAGGCCTTACTCCAGTGTGGATTTTCTGATGTTCAACAAGTATCTGTTTTCggctgaaggctttcccacattgagTACACCTGTAACCACTCTGTTCATGACCAAAGGCCTCCTGGCACTCAGTGTCCCCATGTGGCTGACCCACACCACGAGGGGCCAGCTGCTGCAGAAGGCCTGTGCTGCCTGGGAAGGGCTTCCCATCTCTGCTGCAGGTCAAGGTCCTCTCTCCTGTGTGAACACTGCTGTTGGTCACAATTGAAGGCTGCCCCTCAGCCCTTCTGCAACGTTTGTCTCTAATCTCCTTCTGGTGCCGGAAAAGGTCCGCTCCACAAATGTACAGTCCTTCATCACGGTACATTCCGTCATGCTCGGGCAGGGGTAAAAGGTCTCTGGAGAGTGGGCCACACATGTCACTGGGCTGGGCCTTCCTGGAGGTTGGATCTGGCTTTGCAGTCCTGACCTCTGACATCCCTATAGAAACACCTTGCTCAGAAGAGGCCTCCTCACCCGGGGCTCCATGCCAACAACCTGTAACCAGATAGATGCTGGTAAAGTGCATGTTGACTTTGCTGGAAAGGACAGCCCCATCAAAAATGTGTGTGTCACACACACCCAAGACCAGAGCCAGAGAGAAGATCTGCTATGCAGAGATGGACCTGGGGAGCTCCCACGATGCGACAGTCCTGTCAACAGGTAAAGACTCAAGGAAGAGTTACTCTTTCAGTCCATTCGGGATGCTATGATAAAAAGCTGACTGGCTTATAATGAACAGAAGTTTACTTCTCACATTTCCAGAGGATGGAACCCAGAGACGTATATGCATTTTTCTAGgtcacagacttctcattgtgtcGTCACACATGGTGGAAGGAGCCTGGAAGCTCTGTGCGgtcccctccctttttttcttttaatctattgGGCTGAGCTGCATATCATGTGAGAGCTTAGTTCCTTCAACAAGAATCTAACTCAGGCACTCTGCATTGGAAatgtaaagtcttaac
Above is a genomic segment from Ovis canadensis isolate MfBH-ARS-UI-01 breed Bighorn chromosome 14, ARS-UI_OviCan_v2, whole genome shotgun sequence containing:
- the LOC138419350 gene encoding LOW QUALITY PROTEIN: zinc finger protein 548-like (The sequence of the model RefSeq protein was modified relative to this genomic sequence to represent the inferred CDS: inserted 1 base in 1 codon) produces the protein MAVVEMLMSPVQDCVVFEDVAVYFSQEEWGLLDEAQRHLYHAVMTENLALVTSLGCWHGAPGEEASSEQGVSIGMSEVRTAKPDPTSRKAQPSDMCGPLSRDLLPLPEHDGMYRDEGLYICGADLFRHQKEIRDKRCRRAEGQPSIVTNSSVHTGERTLTCSRDGKPFPGSTGLLQQLAPRGVGQPHGDTECQEAFGHEQSGYRCTQCGKAFSRKQILVEHQKIHTGVRPHECSICGMAFIRKFHLIQHQRIHTGERPFRCGECGKCFRYNSTLISHQRVHTGLRPYECSKCGEFFKYNANFMKHQRKHNGERPFECRECGKFFRYNYRLIRHGRVHTGETPYQCIECGKFFRYSSTFIRHQRVHTAEKPYKCNECGKFFRYNSTLIKHQRVHTGERPYECSECGKFFRYTSTLIRHQRVHTVERPYECSLCGEYFKYKSKLIKHWQNHTGERPYECSECGKAFRYHCRLIRHKRVHSGERPYECSECGKFFRYNSNLIKHWRNHTGERPYECRECGKAFSHKHILVEHQKIHTGERPYECSRCHKAFIRKSHLVHHQKIHTXRHYECCECGELFRYNPNLMKQRVQW